The Geothrix sp. DNA segment GAACCGCTCTTCTGGATGATCTCCAGCTGGGTGCCCAGCTCCACCAGCTCGCTGGTGCGGCTGATGCCCTCGCCGTACATGATGTCGAAGGTGGCGACCTTGAGGGGCGGGGCGACCTTGTTCTTCACCACCTTCACCTTGGTCTTCTTGCCGATGACGGAGGAGTCCTCGTCCTTGGCGGCCACCAGGGGATCGCCGGTGTTGCCCTTGATGCTCTGGATGCTGCGGACGTCGAGGCGCACGGAGGCGTAGAACTTCAGCGCGTTGCCGCCGGTGGTGGTCTCGGGGTTGCCGAACATCACGCCGATCTTCATGCGGATCTGGTTGATGAAGACCACGCAGGTGTGGGTCTTGCTGATGGTGCCCGTCATCTTGCGGAGGGCCTGGCTCATGAGGCGGGCCTGCAGGCCCACGTGGCTGTCGCCCATCTCGCCGTCGATCTCGGCCTTGGGCACCAGGGCGGCCACGGAGTCGATGACGATGATGTCCAGGGCGCCGCTGCGCACCAGCTGGTCGCAGATCTCCAGGGCCTGCTCGCCGCTGTCGGGCTGGGAGATGAAGAGGTTGGCCACGTCCACGCCCAGCTTCTGGGCGTACTCGGGATCCAGGGCGTGCTCGGCGTCGATGTAGGCGGCCAGGCCGCCCTTCTTCTGGGCCTGGGCCACCATGTGCAGGGCCAGGGTGGTCTTGCCGCTGGCCTCCGGTCCGTAGACTTCGACGACGCGGCCCTTGGGCACGCCACCGACACCCAGGGCGGAATCCAGGGAGATGGAGCCGGTGCTGATGACTTCGATGCCCTCGGCGCTGCTCATGCGGTCGCCGAGCTTCATGATCGAACCCTTGCCGAAGGCCCGCTCGATGTCGGCGACGGTGCGGGTCAGGGCTTTGAGGCGATCGTCTTGCTCGGACGCGGCCATGGGGTCCTCCGGAAGGGGTGACTCCCAGTTTGAGGTAAAAAGCGAAAAAAACAAGAAATCTTTTTTCAGGTCCCGGTCCAGGCCGGCCGAAGAGGAACTGGCATGTCCACCGACGCCCAAGTCCCCCAGTCCACCCTGCCCATGGCCGCCCTTGAGGCCAGGCTGGCCGCCGTCCAGGCGGAGGCCGACCGCTTCCGCACCCTGGTCGAAGACTTGAAAGAAGTGATCTTCCAGATCGACCGCCAGGGCCGGTGGGCCTTCCTGAACCCCGCCTGGGCCGAACTCACGGGCTTCGCCGTGGAGGAGTGCCTGGGGCAGTCCTTCCTGGAGTTCCTGCACCCGGCCGACAACCCCCGCTACCTGAACATGCTCACCTACGCGGTGGACACCGGGCAGGCCGTCTTCGAGGGCGAGTTCCGGATCCCCACCAAGACCGGGGACGTGAAGTGGGTGACGGCCCACCAGCGCATCGCCTTCGACGAGGGGGGCGTGGTCCTCGGGGTCTCGGGCACCCTCAGCGACATCACCGAG contains these protein-coding regions:
- the recA gene encoding recombinase RecA; translation: MAASEQDDRLKALTRTVADIERAFGKGSIMKLGDRMSSAEGIEVISTGSISLDSALGVGGVPKGRVVEVYGPEASGKTTLALHMVAQAQKKGGLAAYIDAEHALDPEYAQKLGVDVANLFISQPDSGEQALEICDQLVRSGALDIIVIDSVAALVPKAEIDGEMGDSHVGLQARLMSQALRKMTGTISKTHTCVVFINQIRMKIGVMFGNPETTTGGNALKFYASVRLDVRSIQSIKGNTGDPLVAAKDEDSSVIGKKTKVKVVKNKVAPPLKVATFDIMYGEGISRTSELVELGTQLEIIQKSGSWYSYKDSRLGQGAENVKKLFNDNPELADEVESLIRERLGMKALVEA